The Streptomyces laurentii genome contains a region encoding:
- a CDS encoding hypothetical protein (identified by MetaGeneAnnotator; putative;~sequence version:1) gives MATDRDLAGACWRKSSYSGDSGGDCVECAPLGTAAWRTPPRRAGAGGQCAEAPDPADPAGLALLGELTDPAGPAGPADSAGPADSAGPADPAALADPAARVAVRDSKCPAGPAFLASSGAFAEFVTTVAVADTAAEGADD, from the coding sequence ATGGCGACCGATCGGGACCTGGCGGGGGCGTGCTGGCGTAAGTCCTCGTACAGCGGCGACAGTGGCGGTGACTGCGTCGAGTGCGCGCCGCTCGGGACCGCCGCCTGGCGTACGCCGCCCCGCCGTGCCGGAGCCGGCGGCCAGTGCGCCGAAGCCCCCGATCCAGCGGACCCAGCCGGTCTCGCCCTTCTCGGCGAGCTCACCGACCCCGCCGGTCCCGCGGGCCCTGCCGACTCCGCCGGCCCTGCCGACTCCGCCGGCCCTGCCGATCCCGCCGCCCTAGCCGATCCTGCCGCGCGTGTCGCCGTACGGGACTCCAAGTGTCCGGCCGGCCCCGCCTTCCTCGCGTCTTCGGGCGCGTTCGCGGAGTTCGTGACCACGGTCGCGGTCGCGGACACGGCCGCCGAAGGCGCCGACGACTGA
- a CDS encoding multiple banded antigen (identified by MetaGeneAnnotator; putative;~sequence version:1) gives MAGDQHDRGGEGTAGRDDRTGDGASAPVPPPPAQPPVYDAIPPGYERQAPPSGAGAAEDVSDAVPEVNDAVPPGFEPVRPAGTAEPAGPAGPASGALPPADGAAPAPAQPIPAQPVPTPAPTPTQPVTPPPPAPTTPPGAQSGPQAGAPAVPQPGAAPEPVPGFGPPMAAAGGFGAPGQGAVPPGYGAPQPGYGGAPQSGYGATPPAYGAVPPGQGGGMPPGGGFPLPPLAPGPSVPPPPPGPANPAQAVAVALLNLSGLGLGYVLLKKWAFAAVCWAAVIVLLVVALPADPDGIPLGVLVAFGIVQLLAAADGARRALHARPETLALPDRRKFVLPVALVLLVAIPGGGTFAYGAARDEAVEQSLLDRLAVADGKVKKSADQSFDTARATYRDALDTYQELGTRHAGSRAAGKVPDRLQAYYKAVSSPYDRENFCGAIAPLKHLRSLPEVVDRKLLGDLVGKADDPLARSLFECGVNTIGAAGTEQTAADQFNEVTKTFPDSPYPARIEPTLRAKLKAREQGMDSSPCETAEDLQRFTTTLTRMPGATYGKLAGDAERSAWRGEFGCGISQFKDKKFEEAVTTMDAFVKNNPSSSKADQARNVSIAAEIAQETDAAGKKVPSGATAGGSGQQMVISNDGPGEVQVLFTGPVTGRITIPACGSCKAYPGILIPKSGLKPCSGSSSKYPKRTLYLPAGTYQFLQKRNSTTTSAEVKKASSDKIESGYSYTNCLYVTSLY, from the coding sequence GTGGCCGGGGACCAGCACGACCGCGGTGGCGAGGGTACGGCGGGGCGGGACGACCGCACGGGTGACGGAGCGTCAGCTCCCGTACCGCCGCCGCCCGCGCAGCCGCCCGTATACGACGCGATTCCGCCCGGGTACGAGCGGCAGGCGCCGCCGTCGGGAGCGGGCGCGGCGGAGGACGTGAGCGACGCGGTGCCGGAGGTGAACGACGCCGTGCCGCCGGGCTTCGAGCCGGTACGGCCCGCCGGGACGGCCGAGCCCGCCGGACCCGCCGGGCCCGCGAGCGGTGCGCTGCCGCCGGCCGACGGGGCTGCTCCCGCGCCCGCCCAGCCCATACCCGCGCAGCCCGTGCCCACGCCCGCACCCACGCCCACGCAGCCGGTGACGCCTCCGCCGCCGGCACCGACCACCCCGCCGGGGGCGCAGTCGGGGCCCCAGGCGGGAGCTCCGGCGGTTCCGCAGCCGGGTGCGGCTCCGGAGCCGGTGCCCGGGTTCGGGCCGCCGATGGCGGCGGCCGGGGGATTCGGCGCGCCGGGGCAGGGCGCGGTCCCGCCGGGTTACGGGGCACCTCAGCCCGGTTACGGCGGCGCGCCGCAGTCCGGCTACGGCGCGACCCCTCCCGCGTACGGCGCGGTCCCGCCGGGCCAGGGCGGCGGCATGCCGCCGGGCGGCGGGTTCCCGCTGCCTCCCCTGGCTCCCGGCCCCTCCGTGCCGCCCCCGCCGCCCGGACCCGCGAACCCCGCGCAGGCCGTCGCCGTCGCCCTCCTCAACCTTTCCGGTCTGGGCCTCGGCTACGTCCTGCTCAAGAAGTGGGCCTTCGCCGCGGTGTGCTGGGCCGCCGTGATCGTGCTGCTCGTCGTGGCGCTGCCCGCCGACCCCGACGGCATCCCGCTGGGCGTCCTCGTCGCGTTCGGCATCGTCCAGCTCCTCGCGGCCGCCGACGGCGCCCGGCGCGCCCTCCACGCCCGTCCGGAGACCCTGGCCCTGCCGGACCGCCGGAAGTTCGTCCTGCCGGTCGCGCTCGTGCTGCTGGTCGCCATCCCGGGCGGCGGCACCTTCGCGTACGGCGCGGCCCGCGACGAAGCCGTCGAACAGTCGCTCCTCGACCGGCTGGCCGTCGCCGACGGCAAGGTGAAGAAGAGTGCCGACCAGAGCTTCGACACGGCCCGGGCCACCTACCGCGACGCCCTCGACACGTACCAGGAACTCGGCACCCGGCACGCCGGCTCGCGGGCGGCGGGGAAGGTCCCGGACCGGCTCCAGGCGTACTACAAGGCCGTCTCCTCCCCGTACGACCGCGAGAACTTCTGCGGCGCCATCGCCCCCCTCAAGCACCTGCGCTCCCTGCCGGAGGTCGTGGACCGCAAGCTGCTCGGCGACCTCGTCGGCAAGGCCGACGACCCGCTGGCCCGGTCGCTGTTCGAGTGCGGGGTCAACACGATCGGGGCCGCGGGCACCGAGCAGACGGCGGCCGACCAGTTCAACGAGGTGACGAAGACCTTCCCGGACTCGCCCTACCCCGCGCGCATCGAACCGACCCTCCGCGCGAAGCTGAAGGCGCGCGAGCAGGGCATGGACTCCTCGCCCTGCGAGACGGCGGAGGACCTGCAGCGCTTCACCACCACCCTGACCCGGATGCCCGGTGCCACGTACGGCAAGCTCGCCGGCGACGCGGAGCGGTCCGCGTGGCGCGGTGAATTCGGGTGCGGCATCAGCCAGTTCAAGGACAAGAAGTTCGAGGAGGCGGTCACGACGATGGACGCCTTCGTGAAGAACAACCCGTCCAGCTCGAAGGCCGACCAGGCCCGCAACGTCTCCATCGCCGCCGAGATCGCCCAGGAGACGGACGCCGCCGGCAAGAAGGTCCCGTCCGGCGCGACGGCGGGCGGCTCCGGCCAGCAGATGGTCATCAGTAACGACGGCCCCGGCGAGGTCCAGGTCCTCTTCACCGGCCCGGTCACCGGCCGCATCACCATCCCGGCCTGCGGCTCCTGCAAGGCCTACCCGGGCATCCTCATCCCGAAGTCGGGCCTCAAGCCCTGCTCCGGCAGCTCCTCCAAGTACCCCAAGCGCACCCTGTACCTGCCCGCGGGCACCTACCAGTTCCTGCAGAAGCGCAACAGCACGACGACGTCGGCCGAGGTGAAGAAGGCGAGCAGCGACAAGATCGAGTCGGGCTACAGCTACACCAACTGCCTGTACGTGACGTCGTTGTACTAG
- a CDS encoding helix-turn-helix domain-containing protein (Helix-turn-helix XRE-family like proteins. Prokaryotic DNA binding proteins belonging to the xenobiotic response element family of transcriptional regulators; cd00093;~SMART: helix-turn-helix domain protein; KEGG: sco:SCO3365 hypothetical protein;~helix-turn-helix domain-containing protein [Streptomyces flavogriseus ATCC33331];~identified by MetaGeneAnnotator; putative;~non-specific DNA binding site [nucleotide binding];~salt bridge;~sequence-specific DNA binding site [nucleotide binding]), which produces MANIRSLDPSASPLDYYGSELRRLREEAKLSQQQLGDILFCTASLIGQIETAKKVPTRRFSEQLDNALMTGGQFTRLIGLVLRSQLPNWFQPYADMEARATYICAFQSDVVYGLLQTPEYAREVLGARRDGDDLENTVAARLERQRIMDRDTPPMVWVIMSEAVLCQEVGGAKVMRDQLAHLLEMQRREWVKIQILPFSAGVHAGIAGSFNVLRFEDDPDIVYTEDFVQGRMTADPSAVREGVRRYDHLRAASLSLKESAELIARVMEERYGDRSGPGGGVLA; this is translated from the coding sequence ATGGCCAACATCCGTAGCCTCGATCCCAGCGCGTCGCCGCTGGACTACTACGGTTCCGAACTCCGGCGCCTGAGGGAGGAGGCGAAGCTCAGCCAGCAGCAGTTGGGGGACATTCTCTTCTGTACGGCATCCCTGATCGGGCAGATCGAGACGGCGAAGAAGGTGCCCACCCGCCGATTCTCCGAGCAGCTCGACAACGCCCTGATGACAGGGGGCCAGTTCACCCGCCTCATCGGTCTGGTGCTGCGCAGTCAGCTGCCGAACTGGTTCCAGCCGTACGCGGACATGGAGGCGCGGGCGACGTACATCTGCGCCTTCCAGTCCGACGTGGTCTACGGCCTGCTCCAGACGCCGGAGTACGCGCGCGAGGTGCTGGGCGCGCGCCGGGACGGCGACGACCTCGAGAACACGGTCGCCGCCCGTCTGGAGCGCCAGCGGATCATGGACCGCGACACACCGCCCATGGTCTGGGTGATCATGAGCGAGGCCGTGCTCTGCCAGGAGGTGGGCGGGGCCAAGGTGATGCGGGACCAGCTCGCCCATCTGCTGGAGATGCAGCGGCGGGAGTGGGTGAAGATCCAGATCCTTCCGTTCTCGGCGGGGGTCCACGCGGGTATCGCCGGTTCCTTCAACGTCCTGCGCTTCGAGGACGACCCCGACATCGTCTACACGGAGGACTTCGTCCAAGGCCGCATGACCGCCGATCCGTCAGCCGTCCGGGAGGGTGTCCGTCGCTACGATCACCTGCGGGCCGCCAGCCTCTCCCTGAAAGAGTCGGCCGAACTGATCGCCCGGGTAATGGAGGAGCGCTATGGCGACCGATCGGGACCTGGCGGGGGCGTGCTGGCGTAA
- a CDS encoding cell wall hydrolase/autolysin (N-acetylmuramoyl-L-alanine amidase or MurNAc-LAA (also knownas peptidoglycan aminohydrolase, NAMLA amidase, NAMLAA, Amidase 3, and peptidoglycan amidase; EC 3.5.1.28) is an autolysin that hydrolyzes the amide bond between N-acetylmuramoyl and L-amino...; cd02696;~cell wall hydrolase/autolysin [Streptomyces roseosporus NRRL15998];~identified by MetaGeneAnnotator; putative;~metal binding site [ion binding]), protein MPYHHRKFLALTLPLALPFALTACGGASDASPAERSSRTADAKATGGSGAAGAVPGAKDSATPGGPAPTRSAGRSTPTADRPLAGRTVVVDPGHNPGNFRHSTEINKKVDIGTKRKECDTTGTSTNAGYTEAAFTLDVSHRLRALLEKQGAKVALVHDADRPYGPCVDERARIGNDAKADAVVSVHADGSAAGNRGFHVILPARVKDGAADTSAIMAPSRTLGEKLVTHFSRATGNKPANYIGSGTGLDVRDDLGGLNLSTVPKVFLECGNMRDGKDAALLTDASWRQKAAQGIADGIGAYLKG, encoded by the coding sequence GTGCCGTACCACCACCGCAAGTTCCTCGCCCTCACCCTGCCGCTCGCACTCCCGTTCGCCTTGACGGCCTGCGGCGGCGCCTCCGACGCCTCCCCGGCGGAGCGGTCCTCCCGTACCGCCGACGCGAAGGCCACCGGCGGCTCCGGGGCCGCCGGCGCCGTCCCCGGAGCGAAGGATTCGGCCACTCCGGGCGGTCCCGCACCCACCCGCTCGGCCGGCCGTTCCACACCGACGGCCGACCGTCCGCTCGCCGGACGCACGGTCGTCGTCGACCCGGGCCACAATCCCGGAAACTTCCGGCATTCCACCGAAATCAATAAGAAGGTGGATATCGGAACGAAACGTAAGGAATGCGACACCACCGGCACCTCCACCAACGCCGGCTACACCGAGGCCGCCTTCACCCTCGACGTCTCACACCGCCTTCGCGCCCTTCTCGAGAAGCAGGGCGCCAAGGTCGCGCTCGTCCATGACGCCGACCGCCCCTACGGTCCGTGCGTCGACGAACGTGCCCGCATCGGCAACGACGCCAAGGCCGACGCCGTCGTCTCCGTCCACGCCGACGGCTCGGCGGCCGGGAACCGCGGGTTCCATGTGATTCTCCCCGCACGCGTGAAGGACGGGGCCGCCGACACCAGCGCGATCATGGCGCCGTCCCGTACCCTCGGTGAGAAGCTCGTCACGCACTTCTCCCGGGCCACCGGCAACAAGCCGGCCAACTACATCGGTTCCGGTACCGGGTTGGACGTGCGCGACGATCTCGGGGGGCTCAATCTCTCCACCGTGCCCAAGGTCTTCCTCGAATGCGGCAACATGCGCGACGGGAAGGACGCCGCCCTGTTGACGGACGCCTCGTGGCGCCAGAAAGCGGCGCAGGGGATCGCCGACGGCATCGGGGCCTACCTCAAGGGGTAG
- a CDS encoding hypothetical protein (Methyltransferase domain; pfam13578;~identified by MetaGeneAnnotator; putative;~secreted protein [Streptomyces davawensis JCM4913]) gives MPAAEPTPEILAAFEAAKGFMPAKEGLALYAAAADAAKLGLPLLEVGTYCGRSTILLADVARAAGTVAVTVDHHRGSEEQQPGWEYHDPTVVDPEVGVMDTLPTFRRTLRKAGLEDHVVAVVGRSPQVAAVWAGQLGFVFIDGGHTDEHAGADYEGWAPKVAPGGLLVIHDVFPDPADGGQAPYRVYLRALESGDFEEISVTDSLRVLRRRG, from the coding sequence ATGCCCGCCGCCGAGCCCACCCCCGAGATCCTCGCCGCCTTCGAGGCCGCGAAGGGCTTCATGCCGGCCAAGGAAGGGCTCGCCCTGTACGCCGCGGCCGCCGACGCCGCGAAGCTCGGGCTGCCGCTCCTCGAGGTCGGCACGTACTGCGGGCGGTCGACGATCCTGCTCGCGGACGTGGCGCGGGCGGCGGGGACGGTCGCGGTGACCGTGGACCACCACCGGGGCAGCGAGGAGCAGCAGCCGGGCTGGGAGTACCACGACCCGACCGTCGTCGACCCCGAGGTCGGCGTCATGGACACCCTGCCGACCTTCCGGCGCACCCTGCGCAAGGCCGGCCTGGAGGACCACGTCGTCGCGGTCGTGGGCCGGTCGCCGCAGGTCGCGGCGGTGTGGGCGGGGCAGCTGGGCTTCGTCTTCATCGACGGCGGCCACACGGACGAGCACGCCGGCGCCGACTACGAGGGCTGGGCCCCGAAGGTCGCCCCCGGCGGCCTCCTCGTCATCCACGACGTCTTCCCCGACCCGGCGGACGGCGGTCAGGCCCCGTACCGCGTCTACCTGCGGGCGCTGGAGTCGGGCGACTTCGAGGAGATCTCGGTGACGGACTCGCTGCGGGTGCTGCGGCGCCGGGGCTGA
- a CDS encoding integral membrane protein (identified by MetaGeneAnnotator; putative;~integral membrane protein [Streptomyces venezuelae ATCC10712]) has protein sequence MLIGAAVVLFIASFLGISGCDLPGNACDAFDSPFSWEVSPLGWGSFLLGIAGAALVVVSRALPQQQQRKVAGLELGQLGVAFTVAAAWTLLMWVFESSSAGAGLILGLIASLALAGAAIAGPLVPALQAPLLSAPRPQTPQPYGMQAGQAGPAGQFGQQGAPGGYGYPGAQQQPYGAQPDPSLGGGQQPFGGQGPAQGQAPAQAQPQGQAAPAHGQAPAADFAPFWFAVPVARPLYGEDGSPAPIAELAPGTWYLAVEQRGQALVAQTQDGRRGVLQDTTGIQRG, from the coding sequence GTGCTGATCGGTGCAGCGGTGGTGCTGTTCATCGCCTCGTTCCTCGGCATCTCCGGCTGCGACCTGCCGGGCAACGCGTGCGACGCGTTCGACTCGCCGTTCTCGTGGGAGGTGTCCCCGCTCGGCTGGGGCTCCTTCCTCCTCGGCATCGCCGGTGCCGCCCTCGTGGTCGTCTCGCGGGCGCTGCCCCAGCAGCAGCAGCGCAAGGTGGCCGGTCTGGAGCTCGGCCAGCTCGGCGTGGCGTTCACCGTCGCCGCCGCCTGGACCCTCCTCATGTGGGTCTTCGAGTCGAGCAGCGCCGGTGCCGGCCTGATCCTCGGCCTCATCGCCTCGCTCGCCCTCGCGGGCGCGGCCATCGCCGGCCCGCTCGTCCCGGCCCTCCAGGCCCCGCTGCTCAGCGCGCCCCGGCCGCAGACCCCGCAGCCGTACGGCATGCAGGCGGGCCAGGCCGGTCCGGCCGGGCAGTTCGGCCAGCAGGGCGCGCCCGGCGGCTACGGCTACCCCGGCGCCCAGCAGCAGCCGTACGGCGCCCAGCCCGACCCGTCGCTCGGCGGCGGCCAGCAGCCCTTCGGCGGTCAGGGCCCGGCCCAGGGTCAGGCGCCGGCGCAGGCCCAGCCGCAGGGCCAGGCCGCGCCGGCCCACGGGCAGGCTCCGGCGGCGGACTTCGCGCCGTTCTGGTTCGCGGTCCCCGTCGCCCGCCCGCTCTACGGTGAGGACGGCAGCCCGGCCCCCATCGCCGAACTGGCCCCCGGCACCTGGTACCTGGCCGTCGAGCAGCGCGGCCAGGCCCTCGTCGCCCAGACCCAGGACGGCCGGCGCGGTGTCCTGCAGGACACCACCGGCATCCAGCGCGGCTGA
- a CDS encoding acyl-CoA dehydrogenase (Acyl-CoA dehydrogenase, N-terminal domain; pfam02771;~Acyl-CoA dehydrogenase; cl09933;~Acyl-CoA dehydrogenases [Lipid metabolism]; COG1960;~COG1960 Acyl-CoA dehydrogenases;~acyl-CoA dehydrogenase [Streptomyces bingchenggensis BCW-1];~identified by MetaGeneAnnotator; putative) — translation MGIAITHEQRELARSVRGWLTRAVPREEVRRHLDDPALAATRPAHWAGVAAQGLLGVHLPEEYGGGGGDLVDLAVVLEEAGRALLPGPYPGTVLAAELLHRAGRGEEAAALAAGERIAAVALGAGSLTAAPSHAADGLILDGVAPPVLGAAHADLVILPARSPHGTVWLAVDAGTLAVRPHDSADPVRPTAEVAADGVFVPGARLLGTVDSALVHDLAAVLLAADACGTAARAVETAAEHARTRVQFGRPIGQFQGVKHLCADMLVRLEQARALVWDAARAARGEAADVRAYTAALAAGAALDTAYGCAKDCIQVLGGIGFTWEHDAHLALRRALVARQLLGAGDTHRLTAVRHAAAGVRRELRLELPEEAEALRKQAREVLSTAVGLTPREARRELAGTGYAAPHLPPPYGLGAGPVHQLAVQREMTDLGTALSPLSIATWVVPSLLAYGTAAQQERHLGPTLRGEQQWCQLFSEPEAGSDLASLRTRAERTDDGSWRITGQKVWTSTAREADYGILLARTDPDAPKHRGLTYFLVDMRGTPGIDIRPLTEITGDALFNEVWFDGAILPADAVVGAVDDGWRVARNTLGNERVHMADQAVFDTGLEALITASAAADGAVRARIGALVSEAHALACVGLRTTLNRVSGLEPGPGASVRKLVQTGHQQKVAELVLELLGPDGALAEGPGKRALHQLLMSRCLTIAGGTTQVQLNVIAERLLGLPRD, via the coding sequence ATGGGCATCGCCATCACGCACGAACAGCGGGAGCTCGCCCGATCCGTCCGCGGCTGGCTCACCCGCGCCGTCCCCCGCGAGGAAGTCCGCAGGCATCTCGACGATCCCGCCCTCGCCGCGACCCGCCCCGCCCACTGGGCCGGTGTCGCCGCGCAGGGGCTGCTCGGGGTCCATCTGCCCGAGGAGTACGGGGGAGGGGGCGGCGACCTCGTCGACCTCGCCGTGGTCCTGGAGGAGGCCGGGCGGGCGCTGCTGCCGGGGCCGTATCCGGGGACCGTGCTCGCCGCCGAACTGCTGCACCGCGCCGGGCGCGGCGAGGAGGCGGCCGCGCTGGCCGCCGGGGAACGGATCGCGGCCGTCGCCCTCGGCGCCGGAAGCCTGACCGCCGCGCCCTCCCACGCCGCCGACGGCCTGATCCTCGACGGCGTCGCCCCGCCCGTGCTCGGCGCCGCCCACGCCGACCTGGTGATCCTGCCCGCGCGCTCGCCGCACGGCACGGTCTGGCTCGCGGTGGACGCCGGCACCCTCGCCGTACGTCCGCACGACAGCGCCGACCCGGTCCGGCCGACCGCCGAGGTCGCCGCCGACGGGGTGTTCGTCCCCGGGGCGCGGCTGCTCGGGACCGTCGACTCCGCACTCGTGCACGACCTCGCCGCCGTCCTCCTGGCGGCCGACGCCTGCGGCACCGCCGCCCGCGCCGTCGAGACGGCGGCCGAACACGCCCGTACGCGCGTGCAGTTCGGGCGGCCCATCGGGCAGTTCCAGGGGGTCAAGCACCTGTGCGCCGACATGCTCGTCCGGCTCGAACAGGCCCGCGCGCTGGTGTGGGACGCGGCCCGGGCTGCGCGCGGCGAGGCCGCCGACGTCCGCGCGTACACAGCCGCGCTCGCCGCCGGGGCCGCGCTCGACACCGCGTACGGCTGCGCCAAGGACTGCATCCAGGTACTCGGCGGCATCGGCTTCACCTGGGAACACGACGCCCACCTCGCCCTGCGGCGCGCTCTCGTCGCCCGCCAGCTCCTCGGCGCCGGCGACACCCACCGCCTCACCGCCGTCCGCCACGCCGCCGCCGGTGTGCGGCGCGAACTGCGCCTCGAACTTCCCGAGGAGGCCGAGGCGTTACGGAAGCAGGCGCGCGAAGTCCTCTCCACCGCCGTCGGATTGACGCCGCGCGAGGCACGGCGGGAGCTGGCCGGCACCGGCTACGCGGCACCGCACCTGCCCCCGCCGTACGGGCTCGGTGCCGGACCGGTCCACCAGCTCGCCGTCCAGCGGGAGATGACCGATCTCGGCACCGCCCTCAGTCCGCTGTCCATCGCCACCTGGGTGGTGCCCTCGCTCCTCGCGTACGGCACGGCCGCCCAGCAGGAACGCCACCTCGGGCCCACCCTGCGCGGCGAACAGCAGTGGTGCCAGCTCTTCTCCGAGCCCGAGGCCGGCTCCGACCTGGCGTCCCTCCGCACCCGCGCCGAACGGACCGACGACGGATCCTGGCGGATCACCGGCCAGAAGGTGTGGACGAGCACCGCCCGGGAAGCCGACTACGGGATCCTGCTCGCCCGCACCGACCCCGACGCGCCGAAGCATCGCGGACTCACCTACTTCCTCGTCGACATGCGCGGCACCCCCGGTATCGACATCCGGCCGCTGACGGAGATCACCGGGGACGCGCTGTTCAACGAGGTGTGGTTCGACGGTGCCATCCTGCCGGCCGACGCCGTCGTCGGCGCGGTCGACGACGGCTGGCGGGTCGCCCGCAACACCCTCGGCAACGAACGCGTCCACATGGCCGACCAGGCCGTCTTCGACACCGGCCTGGAAGCGCTGATCACCGCCTCCGCGGCGGCCGACGGCGCGGTACGGGCCCGGATCGGCGCCCTCGTCTCCGAGGCGCACGCCCTCGCCTGCGTCGGACTGCGCACCACCCTGAACCGGGTCTCCGGCCTGGAACCGGGCCCGGGCGCGAGCGTCCGTAAGCTCGTCCAGACCGGACACCAGCAGAAAGTCGCCGAACTCGTCCTCGAACTCCTGGGCCCCGACGGCGCGTTGGCGGAAGGACCGGGAAAGAGGGCACTGCACCAGCTCCTGATGTCGCGCTGTCTGACCATCGCCGGAGGCACGACCCAGGTACAGCTCAACGTCATCGCCGAGCGACTGCTCGGCCTGCCCAGGGACTGA
- a CDS encoding FMN-dependent monooxygenase (Evidence 3 : Function proposed based on presence of conserved amino acid motif, structural feature or limited homology;~FMN-dependent monooxygenase [Streptomyces cattleya NRRL 8057 = DSM46488];~N5,N10-methylenetetrahydromethanopterin reductase (Mer) catalyzes the reduction of N5,N10-methylenetetrahydromethanopterin with reduced coenzyme F420 to N5-methyltetrahydromethanopterin and oxidized coenzyme F420; cd01097;~identified by MetaGeneAnnotator; putative;~probable F420-dependent oxidoreductase, Rv3520c family; TIGR03559) — MPGMRLGLSLGYWGRGPSPTSLDLAREAERLGYHSVWTAEAWGSDAFTALTWIAAHTSRIRLGTAVAQMAARTPTATAMHALTLDHLSGGRMSLGLGLSGPQVVEGWYGRPFPRSPLTATREYVDVVKQVLRREGPVTLDGRYHPHPYNGPDGTGLGKPLKPITHPLRAELPVLLGAEGPKNVAQTLRIADGWLPLYWSPTRWAEVYGLTAPLRDGFLVAPMVRAQVCEDIAAGLLPVKAMLGFYIGGMGHTARNFHADLMGRMGYEAEARRVQELFAAGRREEAVLAVPDAFADEISLVGPRERIAERLAEWRKGPVTDLLVTAPDPMTLRTLAELNS; from the coding sequence TTGCCCGGCATGCGTCTCGGACTCTCCCTCGGCTACTGGGGACGCGGCCCCTCCCCCACCTCTCTCGACCTGGCCCGCGAGGCCGAACGCCTCGGCTACCACTCCGTCTGGACCGCCGAGGCCTGGGGTTCCGACGCGTTCACCGCGCTCACCTGGATCGCCGCGCACACCTCCCGGATCCGGCTCGGGACGGCCGTCGCCCAGATGGCCGCCCGCACGCCGACCGCGACGGCCATGCACGCGCTCACCCTCGACCACCTCTCCGGCGGGCGGATGTCGCTCGGACTCGGGCTGTCCGGGCCGCAGGTGGTGGAGGGCTGGTACGGGCGGCCGTTCCCGCGCTCGCCGCTGACCGCGACGCGCGAGTACGTGGACGTGGTGAAGCAGGTGCTGCGCCGCGAGGGGCCCGTCACGCTCGACGGGCGCTACCACCCGCACCCGTACAACGGCCCCGACGGCACCGGCCTCGGCAAGCCCCTCAAACCGATCACCCACCCCCTCCGGGCGGAACTTCCCGTGCTGCTCGGTGCCGAGGGTCCCAAGAACGTCGCGCAGACGCTGCGGATCGCCGACGGCTGGCTGCCGCTGTACTGGTCCCCCACCCGCTGGGCGGAGGTGTACGGCCTGACGGCCCCGCTCCGCGACGGTTTCCTCGTCGCGCCGATGGTGCGCGCCCAGGTGTGCGAGGACATCGCGGCCGGGCTGCTGCCGGTGAAGGCGATGCTCGGCTTCTACATCGGCGGCATGGGGCACACGGCCCGTAACTTCCACGCCGATCTGATGGGGCGGATGGGGTACGAGGCGGAGGCGCGGCGCGTCCAGGAGCTGTTCGCGGCGGGGCGGCGCGAAGAGGCGGTGCTCGCCGTACCGGACGCCTTCGCCGACGAGATCTCCCTGGTCGGACCGAGGGAGCGGATCGCCGAACGGCTGGCGGAATGGCGCAAGGGCCCGGTGACGGACCTGCTGGTCACGGCACCGGACCCGATGACACTCCGGACGCTGGCGGAGCTGAACTCCTAG